The Phaseolus vulgaris cultivar G19833 unplaced genomic scaffold, P. vulgaris v2.0 scaffold_16, whole genome shotgun sequence genome includes a region encoding these proteins:
- the LOC137817119 gene encoding lysine-rich arabinogalactan protein 19-like → MDSSRRCTLAKALKQIKPAKGGGDSLAFNVPPTTSPAPVTSLPSPPSSPQTHQTPTSPSPIDAVPLAAASTCAPAPLDKGKRVLEITSNSEDSDGGLVFKKRRATRVPTLPTASPSGVDSLRDNPPSATSPPPQTVQEERDEGAESVPPPLPLPVGVAASGSAPPTPAPVASPSEILIPRPIFRKLARGFTKGFRQGTQTGEKACSSTWGPSWR, encoded by the coding sequence ATGGACTCTTCAAGGCGCTGCACACTTGCCAAGGCTTTGAAGCAAATAAAACCCGCCAAGGGAGGTGGGGACTCCCTCGCCTTCAACGTGCCTCCCACTACTTCCCCCGCGCCCGTCACTTCCCTACCATCTCCACCATCCTCTCCCCAAACACACCAAACTCCTACCTCCCCCTCTCCCATTGATGCGGTCCCACTGGCCGCAGCGTCAACATGTGCTCCAGCACCCCTAGATAAAGGGAAAAGGGTGCTGGAGATAACCTCTAATAGCGAAGACTCAGATGGCGGCTTGGTCTTCAAAAAGAGGAGGGCTACTAGGGTCCCTACCCTACCAACCGCGTCTCCAAGTGGCGTGGATTCTCTaagggacaaccctccaagtgccACGTCGCCTCCACCTCAAACAGTCCAAGAAGAACGAGATGAAGGGGCTGAGTCTGTTCCTCCGCCACTACCACTGCCTGTAGGAGTTGCAGCTTCGGGTTCAGCCCCTCCCACGCCTGCTCCTGTTGCTTCTCCCTCTGAGATTCTGATCCCCCGCCCCATCTTCAGGAAGTTGGCGCGGGGATTCACCAAGGGATTTCGCCAGGGAACCCAAACAGGGGAGAAGGCATGCTCTTCTACATGGGGGCCTTCCTGGCGATAG